AAAAATTATTATGATGACTTCTAAATTTAAAATAGCGACCCTAAGTATCGCCTTGGCAGTAAGTGCAATGATGCTTCAAAGTTGCGATAGCTTAACAAAAACACAAAAAGGTGCTGGTATAGGCGCTGCAGCAGGTGGTGTAATTGGCGCATTAATAGGTAAAAAAGCAGGTAACACAGCTGTAGGTGCATTGATAGGTGGTGCTGTAGGTGGTACAGCTGGTGCGTTTATTGGTAAAAGAATGGACAAGCAGGCTGCAGAGATTCAAACCGCAATACCTAATGCAGAAGTAATTCGCGAAGGTGAAGGTATTATTGTAAAATTTGACAGTGGTATCTTATTTGATTTTAACAGTGCCATTTTAAAAGAGGCAGCAAAAGATAACATCAAAACACTGGCAAACTCACTGAACCAATACCCAGGAACAGATGTTAGGGTAATAGGCCATACAGATAATGTAGGATCCGAAGCGGTTAACATGACATTTTCAGAAAAAAGAGCAGCAGCAGTGAAAGCTTATGCAGTTGGTCAGGGTGTACCCTCTTCAAGACTGATCACTGTAGGTAAAGGCTTTAGCGAGCCAATTGCAGACAACTCAACAGATGCAGGAAGAGCTGCCAACCGTAGAGTGGAGATTGTAATTATGGCAAATGATCAATTGAAATCAGAAGCAAAAACACAAGGTTAATCTAAGACAACAATTGTCTAAAACATTTACCAATCCCTATATTGTTAAAGCCCGAAATTAACGTTCGGGCTTTTTTATTGTTCATCGCCATAAATATCTTCAAAGTATTGAACTGCCAGTGACTTAAGCAAAAGTTCCTGCTCCATCATGGCAAAAGATGGTACAGCTTTTACTAGTTTCCAATGTGGCCAGCCATCCTGATCCAGGCCCTCCAGCTCATAAAAGCCCATTTCACTTAACAAACGACAGGTAGCAATATGCATCAATTCTTCTTTTTGCCGTTTGCTGTATTTACCAGGTCCTTTCCCTAATTCCTGTACACCAATAAGGAAAAGCGTTACTTTCAGATCCGGAAGATCAGAATCAAACTCTTTCGCAATCCTTTCCTGTAAAACTTTCCATTTAGCATTTATTTCTGCTGGTTTCATACTGCAAATATACGTTACAACAAACGCTATATAACAACAATAATATAAGCATTAAAAATAGATTTTGCTAATTTAGCCTAATGGATAGAACGATAAAAACAGGTTTACTTGCCTATGGAATGTCCGGCAAAGTATTTCATGCTCCATTTATAGCCGCGCACCCGGGCTTTGAACTTCTTGCTGTAACTGAACGTCACGATAAAAAAGCGCACACTGATTATCCAGAAATTAAAAGTTACAATACGATAGAAGAGCTGCTTGGCGACAAGAATATCGAACTGGTTATCGTGAACACACCTAACTTTACACATTTCGACTATGCTAAAAAAGCATTGCTTGCGGGAAAACACATTTTGGTCGAAAAACCATTTGCGGCAACCAGCAGCGAAGCCCAAGAGTTATTTGAACTTGCTCTGGACATGGGTAAAAAGGTATTTGTGTACCAGAACAGAAGGTGGGATAGTGACTTTTTGACCGTAAAAAAGCTCATTAAAGAAGAAATTTTAGGAAAACTCAACGAAGTTCATTTCCGCTTTGACCGTTACCGCAATGCCATAGGTGTAAAAAGCTTTAAAGAAGAGCTGGTTGCCGCAACTGGTTTGCAATACGACCTTGGCCCACATTTATTGGATCAGGTGATTAGCGTGTTTGGCAAACCCTTAAGTTTTTATAAAGTACTTGGTAAAAACAGGGAAAACACAAAAGTTGACGACTATTTTAGCATCCACCTAAAATACCCTAATGATGTAAATGTATTTGTACATGCCAACATGCTGGTAGCAGACGTACAGCCTGCTTTTGTTCTTCATGGAACAAATGGCAGCTTTGTTAAAAATCGTGCAGATGTACAGGAAGATCAACTGGTAAAAGGAGTAACACCAAAAGATGAGGAATACGGAATTGAAGCTCCGGAAAATGAGGGTTTGTTGACGCTGGTTGACAGCGACGGAAATAAAATACAGCAAAAACTTTCATCAGAACCGGCAAACTATCTTCAACTGTTTGAATCACTTTATCAGGCAATTGTTAACGAACAACCGTATCCAGTAAAGGAACAAGAAATCATTAGCCAACTTGAAATTCTATCTTCTTAATGATCAGTCCCTATTTAATCATAGCTGTAGCATTCTTTATAGCACTTTACTTTATTTTTAAAAAACGTAGTGCAAAAAATGAAGAATCGGCACTGACCAACACCGAGAAGGACCTGCTGCTTCAACATGTTGCTTATTATCAGCGCTTGAATAGTAAGGACCGCCAAAATTTTGAGGGTTTGTTAAAAAGCTTTTTGAGCGATGTGCATATTGAAGGTGTAGGAATGACTTTAGAACCTTTAGATTTTTTACTGGTTGCAAGCAGTGCCATCATTCCTATATTTGGA
The nucleotide sequence above comes from Pedobacter sp. MC2016-14. Encoded proteins:
- a CDS encoding OmpA family protein, whose amino-acid sequence is MMTSKFKIATLSIALAVSAMMLQSCDSLTKTQKGAGIGAAAGGVIGALIGKKAGNTAVGALIGGAVGGTAGAFIGKRMDKQAAEIQTAIPNAEVIREGEGIIVKFDSGILFDFNSAILKEAAKDNIKTLANSLNQYPGTDVRVIGHTDNVGSEAVNMTFSEKRAAAVKAYAVGQGVPSSRLITVGKGFSEPIADNSTDAGRAANRRVEIVIMANDQLKSEAKTQG
- a CDS encoding Gfo/Idh/MocA family oxidoreductase, which translates into the protein MDRTIKTGLLAYGMSGKVFHAPFIAAHPGFELLAVTERHDKKAHTDYPEIKSYNTIEELLGDKNIELVIVNTPNFTHFDYAKKALLAGKHILVEKPFAATSSEAQELFELALDMGKKVFVYQNRRWDSDFLTVKKLIKEEILGKLNEVHFRFDRYRNAIGVKSFKEELVAATGLQYDLGPHLLDQVISVFGKPLSFYKVLGKNRENTKVDDYFSIHLKYPNDVNVFVHANMLVADVQPAFVLHGTNGSFVKNRADVQEDQLVKGVTPKDEEYGIEAPENEGLLTLVDSDGNKIQQKLSSEPANYLQLFESLYQAIVNEQPYPVKEQEIISQLEILSS